DNA sequence from the Bacillus pumilus genome:
ATTAATGAATTCCTCGTTCTTTCGAGAAGCAAATCGGTGAAATTTGAACCGGTACATGTCAATCTTCTGCTCGAAGAAGTGATCATGGTCGTTGAATCCCAGGCGGTCTTAAAAGGCGTGTCCATTCAGAAAAAGCTGTCTCCGTCGCTCCCTAACATTCAAGGCATTCCGAATGAACTGAAACAAGTCTTCCTAAACATCCTTAAAAACGGAATAGAAGCGATGGATGGTGTGACAGGCGTCATCAAGGTGACCTCTCTCATGAAAGATCAGCAAATGATGTTGATCTTTGAAGACCAAGGAAAGGGAATACCAGAGGACGAAATAGGGAAACTCGGTGAACCATTTTATACAACAAAAGAAAAGGGGACAGGCCTTGGTTTAATGATGACCATTAAAATCATTGAAAGCCATGGCGGCACCATTCGTTTTGAAAGCAAAAACTTTGAGGGGACACGAGTGATTATTACCTTTCCGATGAGTTAAAAAAGACAAGTTTTACATGAAATCCATTCAACATCAATATTTACTTTGTACACTATGAGAGATGAAGCACAAAGGGGAGAGGTCTAATGAAACGAATGCTGTCTATTCGAATGATTTGTTGTTTGGTTTTGGTGATCTTTAGTTTGCAATCCTTATTGCCTGGTATGTCCGCAGGGAGCGAGGTCAATGCATCTGAAAAGAAAGAAATGGTGTGGAAACAAAAAAAGATTGTGCAGATCAAAAAAGCCCGTCAGCTCATAGGAGAGACCGTGACAGTGAGCGGAATTGTGACAGCAGATCAATCAGCTTTAGGCAATGGGAAACTGTCCACATACATTCAAGACAAATCAGCTGGAATCAATGTTTATTCAGCTCAGCCCAATCACTTCCCGGAACTAAAAGCAGGGATGAAGGTGACAGTGACTGGTAAAATCACGTCTTATAAAGGACTGATTGAAATTGTGCCAGATCAAGGCAGTCTGAAGATAGATGCTGTGAACCAAACCTTGCCAAAGGCGAAGCGAGTGTCTGTGAAGCAGCTAGAAACGGAACAAGCAGGTAAACATGAAGGAAGACTAGTAAAGGTCAAAGGCTATGTAGAGGCAAAACCAGCGCAGCCGGCTGGCGGTGGATACAATGTGGTGATCATCGATAAAAAATATCACAGCACCACTCTGAGAGTGATGGTCGATACGAATGCGATTGATAAAGTAAAGACAGGAAAATGGTACGAGTTTACAGGGGTGTTAAGCAGATATGATACGTTGCAGGTGCTTCCAAGACATAAGGATGATATGAACCTGCTGAAACGCCAGCCAAAGCCGCCAAAGATGAAGAAAGAATACAAAGCAACGGTTGACCGTGTGGTGGATGGAGATACGATACATCTAAAGAAGCCCGTTTTAGGTACAACAAAGGTGCGTTTTGTGAATATGGACACGCCGGAAACGTATCATCAGCCAAAAAGCGAATTAGACAAAAACCAATTGCGTTTTGGACAGCAAGCGACTGACTATTTAAAAACACTACTTTCGAGCGGTGACCAAGTCACATTAAAGATTGGTCCTGAAGCGAAAGATAACTATGGACGTCTTTTAGCTCAAGTAAAAACCAAAAAAGGGTTAAATACAAATCTAGAGCTTGTGAAAAAAGGATATGCCCCTACTTATTTCATCTGGCCAGTTGGAGATGAAAAGGACTATCATACGTTTCAAAAAGCAGTAAAAGAAGCAAAGGAAAAAGGACTGGGCATATGGAACGAAGCAGACCCTCTGCTGGAACAGCCATTTGAATTTAGAGCACGTGAACAGAAAAAAGGACTGACACGCTATGTTGGTGATTCATCTGTCAAAACCTACGTGTCCCCTGACAAATGGAAAGAAATCGATGTGGATAAACGGGTCTTTTTTGCTTCCAAAGAAGAAGCAGAACAGGCTGGTTATCAGCCGGAAAAGGATGCGGGCGAAGTACCATTAACGATTTTAAGTATGAATGATTTACACGGTAAAATTGATCAAGAATACGAACTGGATGTAAAAGATGATGGCAATAAAGGCATGTACGGGCGGATGGATTATGTCGCGGCCTATATGAAGCAAAAACAAGCAGCGCACAAAAATACGATCACGGTCCATGCTGGAGATATGATTGGCGGGAGCTCTCCAATATCTTCTCTTCTGCAAGATGAACCAACCGTTGAGCTTATGGAGAACATTGGCTTTGATGTCGGCACGGTCGGCAACCATGAATTCGATGAAGGGGTAGACGAGCTATTGCGTATTTTAAATGGCGGAGATCATCCTAAAGGCACAAAGGGGTATGACGGACAGAACTTTCCGCTCGTTTGTGCGAACTGTGAATACAAGGATACTGGCAAACCGCTTTTACCGGCTTATGAAATCATCGATGTCGAAGGAATCCCAGTCGCATTTATCGGCGTTGTGACCAAGTCAGCCGCAGGAATGGTCATGCCAGAAGGGATTAAAGACATTCAGTTTACAGATGAAGTCAAAGCCGTGAATGAAGCCACGAAGGAATTAAAACAAAAAGGAGTTAAAGCCATAGCGGTTTTAGCTCATATGACAGCCTCTCAAAATGGGGATACGATCACTGGGGAGAGTGCAAAGCTTGCCAAAGAAGGTGATGATGAAATTGACGTCATCTTTGCAGGGCATAATCATGAAGTGGTCAATGGAGAGGTCAATGGAAAATTAATTGTGCAAGCCTTTGAATATGGAAAGGCGATTGGCGAAGTCAATGTGACACTTGACCGTAAAACGAAGGATATCGTCAAAAAGAGTGCGAATATCCAGTATGTAGATCAAGCTGGTATAGAAAAGGACAAGGAAGCAGCAGACATCTTGGCTCATTACGGGAAAGAAGTGGAGCCGATTATTAGTGAGGTTGTTGGAGAAGCCGGGGTCAAAATGGAAGGCGGCTATTCAAATGATGGAGACACGCCGCTCGGTAATTTGATTGCGGATGGTATGAGATATTCAATGAAAAGTGACTTTGCCATGATGAATGGAGGCGGCATTAGGCAAAACCTTGAAAAAGGGCCGATAACATGGGGAGCTCTCTTTAATATTCAGCCATTTGGCAACGTTTTAGTCAAACTAGAGATCAAGGGAAAAGACTTAGTAGAGATCATAGAAGCACAAATTTCTCCACAATTTGGACCAGATTATAGCATTTCAGGCTTTTCATATTCCTATGATCCTGTAACATATAAAGTAGTCGACTTGAAGCTGCCAGATGGTTCAGCCGTAGCTCTCGATCAAACGTATACACTCACTGTGAATAACTTCATGGCAACTGCAACTGGCAGTAAATATGCACCAATAGGCAGGCTTGGGCAAAACCCTGAAACAGGCCCAGAAGACTTAGAAGCCACTGTCGATTTTGTGAAAAGCTTTGAGGGGGCTTCCATTTTGTATCAAAAAGAAGGACGAATTCAAAAAGCAAAACAAGAAGAAAAAGCAGCAAGCTAAAAAGCGTATCATCTAAGAGAAACGTAACAGGCAAAGGAGTTTAAGCATGAAAAAGTGGCTTGCACTGACTGTGATGACAGCCGGGATTGTGCTGCTCGGCTGGGGAATTTGGCAAATCGCCTCTACTCATCTTCAAACAGCCCAATCATTAGACGAAGCGAAGAAGGTCGTGGCGGACGATCAAGGGATGTCCAAGAAGCAGTTTGCTCCAGAAGTGGGGAAAGCTTCTGGCATCCTGACGATTCCAAAATTAAAAGCAGACCTTCCCATTGTCGAAGGGACGGATGCGGATGACCTAGCAAAGGGAGTAGGACACTACAAAGGCAGTTATTATCCTGATCAAAATGGACAAATCGTCCTTTCTGGCCATCGTGACACGGTGTTTCGCAGGACAGGCGAACTGGATATTGGAGATCAGCTGAAAATCACTGTGCCGTATGGTGAATTTATATATGAAATCACACATACGAAAATTGTTGATCAGCATGATACATCCATCATTACGTTGCAGAATGAAAAGGAAGAGCTGATATTAACCACATGCTATCCTTTTCATTTCGTCGGCAATGCGCCAGAGCGGTATATTATTTATGCAAAAAGAGTGTCTGAATAAAGAAAAAGAGCCTGCTTTCATACGCAGGCTCTTTTGTTAATGGATGATTTGACTCATGAGCTGGTCCATATCAGGTGGTAGAGGTGCTTCGATGATCAGATGCTCACCTGTAAAAGGATGTTTCATGTCTACTTGCTTGGCGTGAAGAGCACACCTGTTGATGTAATCACGAACTCCGTCATATAATGTATCCCCAGCTAGTGGATGCCCGAGACTGCTCAGGTGGACACGAATTTGATGCGTTCTACCCGTTTCTAATTGAAGTTTAACGGCTGTCAGTTGCAGACGTTTATTCATGTCCATGACCTGAAAATGAGTCACAGCTTTTTGCCCATTAGGGGAGATTCTTCGTCTGACTGCATGGTGTTTGTCACGGCCGATCGCTGCATCGATGGTGCCTTTCTTTTTTTTGAAAAGTCCCTCTGCGATGGCGATGTATGTGCGTTTGATTGTTTTTTTAGAAAGCATTTGATCAAGAGCCGCATGGGCTAACCTATGCTTTGCAAAAATGACGGTGCCGCTCGTGTCTTGATCTAGCCTGTGGATATGTCTTACCCGCTTTTCTTCTCCATTTGCTTGAAAATGGAATGCCACAAGATTTGCCAGTGTGCCTGTTTGTCCTTGTTCATTCGGATGAGTTGGCCGGCCGGCAGGTTTTTGCACAATTAATAAATGCTCGTCCTCAAAGAGTACCTCTAATTCACCGTATTCCGGTGTCACATCACTTTCTTCTGTTTCAAATAAATCAATGATGATCTGATCGCCTTGACTGACTTTAGCCGCGTGATGGGCAGGCTTTTGATTTAAACGAACTTTTTGATGCTCCATCCAAAAATGAATAATCGGTTTTGATGCAAAGACGGCTGTCTTTAAAAAATGACTGAGTGAAGTGTGATGATACTGCTCGTCTACTTTGAGTGAGAGCGTGTGTCCTTTTATGATCATGATATCCGTTCCTCTCTATGGGTATATATAGGAAACACTTACCTTGGCGAACGCCTTTTTTTCTGTGCTATTCTGAATGGAGAATAACGACAGAGAGGTAGATGTCACGTGAGATTAATGAAAGCTGCTACAGACCTGCAAGAGCAGGCAATTGAAGAAATATCAAAGGATGTTGAAGATCTTCTTTCTCATGCTGTCAATGGACAGCAACGGGATATGCGTCAAAAAGATCGCTCCCTTACCTTTATTGATGGCGTATATAACGGGACGATGGACGATGCTTTTCGTATTTTATCGGGACTTCAGCTATTACATACCATCATTGTAAAACCGAAACGTCATCTCACCAAACGAGATCGTGAACTATTCGAACGAAACCGTGAGCAGGTCAATGCCTGCGGCTTTTCTTTTCCGTTTGATCTAGACGATTTTGCCAGCCGTCACCTTCAAAATGCGTAAAAGATGGTGTGAACTTCCTTGTTAACTTACAAGGACCTCGCACATACTATTTTTAAGGGAACGGAGAAACCTTTAAGATCTGTAATACCAAACCCGCTCTTTTTCAACATCGCCTATTTCTCCACGAATCGGAGCGCTTGGATCTCTTGCAGAATGAACCGAACACGGGTAGGAGCCTGACAAAACGGTGCAGGCTCCTTTTATACATAATCATTTTAGCAGACATTCATCTTTGAAAGTCAATTTTATTCACGATATGATAGCATTGAGTATATCTTTAAGACTTTTGTGAAAAAAGGAGTGGCCTCGTTGGTAAAGGCGATTATATTTGATTTTGACGGATTAATTTTAGATACAGAAACACATGAATATGAGGTTTTACAAGAAATGTTTGCGGAGCATGAGTCAGATCTGCCTCTTTCCGTATGGGGCAAGGTCATTGGTACGCAGGCAGGCTTTAAGCCATTTGAATATTTGGAAAAGCAGCTAGGGAAGACGCTGGATCATGAGACACTCACAGCAGATCGGCGTTCTCGTTTTCAAAAAAGAATGAAGGACGAATCAGCAAGACCTGGTGTAGAAGCTTATTTAGAAGCAGCAAAGGAGCTGGGGATCAAGATTGGACTTGCTTCCAGCTCAGACTATAAATGGGTGTCTGATCACCTGAAGCAGATTGGTCTTTTCGACTATTTTGAATGTATCCGCACGTCAGATGATGTGGAAGAAGTGAAACCAAATCCAGAGCTCTATTTGCAAACCGCACGCTGCTTAGGGGTAGAGCCAAAAGATTGTGTGGCATTTGAGGATTCTGTAAATGGATCAGTAGCTGCCAAACGGGCAGGTATGAAATGTGTCATCGTCCCAAACAAAGTGACGAGCACGCTGCAATTTGAAGAATATGATGTCAGATTAGAATCCATGGCTGAAATCGAATTGCTCCAGCTATTCCATCAGCTTGAAAAAGAGGATCAGTAAGGGGGCAAATACATCATGGCAGAAAAACTAGACTTAACGCGGTTTGAAAAAAGAATAGTGATCCGTAATATCCATGAAGAGGATATTGATCGAATCATTGCCTTACAAGAGGTATGTTTTCCGGGCATGGATCCTTGGAAACGGGAGCATCTTGAAAGCCACCTTGAGCATTTCCCAGAAGGACAGTTTTGTGCTGAATTCGAGGGGGAAATCATTGGCTCTTGTTCAAGTTTATTAATTAACTTTGATGAATACGATGATCGCCACACGTGGCAGGACATTACAGATGATGGGTACATCACAAACCATAATCCTGATGGGATGAATATGTACGGAATCGAAGTCATGGTGAGTCCTGAGTACCGCCGCATGAAAATTGGACATCGTTTGTATGAAGCAAGAAAAGACTTAGCAAGAAGATTAAATTTAAAAAGCATCATCATTGGCGGACGCATTCCGAATTATCATAAATACCAAGAGGAAATGACGCCTCGCCAGTATGTAGAGCAGGTCACGATTCACCAAATCTATGATCCCGTTTTATCTTTTCAGCTGTTAAATGAATTTAGTCTCATGCGGATCAATCCGAATTACTTGCCTGATGATAAAGCATCCAGCACATATGCCACGTTAATGGAATGGAACAATGTCGATTATCGCCCGCAATCGAAAAGATATTTTAAATCGGCTTTCCCTGTTCGAATTTGTGTGATTCAATATGCAATGAAACAAATTCACTCCTTTGAAGAATTTATGAATCAGGTCGAGTATTATGTGGATGTCGCATCAGATGCATCAGCTGACTTTGCGGTATTCCCAGAAATTTTCACGACGCAGCTCATGTCTTATTTAGAAGAGCGGTCACCAAGTCTTGCTGTGCAGCGAATCACGGAATATACCGAGGACTACATTAATTTGTTCACAGACCTTTCTGTGAAATATAACATTAATATCATCGGCGGGTCCCACTTTGTAGAGGAGGAAGGGAAAATCTACAATATCGCCTATTTATTTAGACGTGATGGAACGATTGAAAAGCAATATAAGCTTCATATCACGCCGAATGAAAGAAAATGGTGGGGGATTTCAGCTGGTGACCAGGTCCGGGTATTTGATACGGACTGCGGCAAAATTGCGATCCAAATTTGCTATGATATTGAATTTCCTGAGCTTGCACGGATCGCAGCTGACAAAGGAGCGAAAATTATTTTCACTCCGTTTTGTACAGAAGACCGCCAAGGCTATTTAAGAGTACGTTACTGTGCACAGGCGAGAGCGGTTGAAAACCAGATTTATACCGTTATCTCGGGAACAGTTGGCAACCTTCCGCAAACCGAAAATATGGATGTTCAATATGCGCAATCGGCTATATTTGCCCCATCAGACTTTGAATTTGCAAGAGATGGGATTGTAGGAGAGTGTAATCCAAACATTGAGATGGTCGTCGTAGGTGATGTCGATTTAGAAATTTTAAGAAGACAAAGACAAGATGGAACCGTACGTCAGCTGAAAGACCGAAGAAGAGACGTGTACCATATTGAATATAAGAAATAATGAAAAGAAGCGCCTATTGTTGAGGCGCTTCTTTTTGATGACATCAGATTTTTTCAATTGCCAAAGGGATGCTGGAGAAAAAGCTGAATATACTGAAAGGAGATTATGTGTTCAAAAAGGAGAGGAACATGGGGCGACAATCTAAACATCTGTATATCAATTTGCCGGTAAATCATGTGAAGGAATCTATCGCTTTTTTTGAGCAGCTGGGCTTTGACTTTGAGCAGCAGTTCACGAATGATCAGGCGGCCTGTTTGGTCATTGATGACACGATCACCGTCATGCTGTTATCTCTTAGGCATTTTCAATCCATCTCAGAGAAACAATTAGTGGATGCAAAAAAGGCATCAGAGGTGATTATCTCTATGCGTGTTCATTCACGAGAAGAGGTCGATGAGCTTGTCGAGAAGGCAATGGCGGCAGGGGGTTCACCGTTTAAGGAGAAGCAGGATCATGAGTTCATGTATGGATGGAGCTTTCAGGATCTTGATGGTCATTTGTGGGAAGTGTTTTATATGGATGAGGAAAGAAGCGGCCTTTCATAAGGGTGCTTCTTTTTTATTGTTTATCAGTGGTATGTAATGAGGAGCAGAAGGAATCTGGAATTCAACTAGAGAAAAGTAGGTGCAGCATGGAGTTTTTACTTGTCTTACTGCCAGTGTTCGGCATATTCCTGATCGGGTATATCGGGCAGAAGGCGATTGGTTTTGACATACATACGCTCTCATCAATGTCTTTATATTTAATGTCACCATTTCTTGCGTTTGAAACCTTTTATCAAAACAAAGTGTCGATGGACTATGTGTATTTATCCATTTTTGTTGTCGGGCTTTGTCTTGCACTTATTTTATGTGTTTTTATTTTATCTCGTATTTATGGGTATTCGAATGAAACGTATTGCGCCATGATTCTGTCGTCAGCTTTTATGAACAATGGAAACTATGGCACGCCTGTTGTGCTGCTTGTCTTCGGAGCCGCAGGTTTGGATATTGCGATTGTGTTGATGGTGCTGCAGCAGCTTGTCATGAGTACAATCGGCATGTATTATGCAGCAAAGGGCGGAGAGGATGCGGGAGATGGAAAGGTCGTCTTGAAAAAAGTGCTGCGTATGCCGGTTGCTTACGGGGCACTCATCGGTCTATTATTTCAGCTGATTGATCTTTCATTACCTAAAGAGCTGATGACGGGTATTCAGCTTGTAGGGAATGCTGCCATACCGACGATTATGCTTATTTTAGGTATGCAGCTTGCTGTGATCTCTTTTAAGCAAGTGGATTATCGCAATATTTCTTATGCTGTATTGCTGAAGCTGTTTATCTCCCCACTTATTGCATTTGGCTTTACGCTTATTTTACCGGTAGATGATATGGTGAAACAAATTATGATCTTAGTGGCAGCCATGCCGACAGCAGCAAATACCACGCTGATGGCTGTACAATTTCGAACGAAGCCTGAGTTTGTTTCAAGCACGACATTTCTCAGTACAATCTTAAGTATCGTGACATTACCAGTTTTATTATGGATTTTATCCATGCACCCTCTGGGATAGGGGATAGGCGGCAAACAAAGGGGGACATATGAATGAATGTAGATGTTCATTTCCAAGTGAGTGACGTGTTGAAAACGAAGCATTTTGCGCATGCAAAAGTGTTAGCAGGGGAAAAAGGATTGTTTCGGCAGGTCAAATGGATACATGTGTTAGAAGTGCCTGATGTAGAGGATTTATTAAATGGAGGCGAGCTTATATTAACAACAGCCGCAGGCTTCCATGATCAACTGGATGTGTTTCAAGCGTTTTTACGACAGCTGATTGATTCAGGGGCAGCCGGCTTGTGTATTGAATTTGTTCCGCTAAGATTCGAAGTGCCCGAAGAATTACTGACCTATGCAGAAGAAAGAGATTTTCCGCTTATTCTGTTTACAAAAGAAGTGAAGTTCGTCAACATCACGCAGCATCTTCATACGATGATGATCGAGCGTCAATATCAAATGATGGCTGATTTAGAAGCACTGTCATCAAAGCTAAATGAGCTTTTGCTGACCCCGCATCCGCAAATGGATATTTTGGATCAAGTGTATCAGCACGTAAGGGGGATACTTTTACTCCTCCCTGTTCAGGGCGAGCCGATTATTTTATGTGATTCTTCCAAACAAACCGAAGAACTGGTCATGAATTATTTGCAGTTTGCTTCCGTGCCAAAAGGATACGAAGTGACACAAAAACAAGTGCTTGCGCTCAAACAAACATTTGCAGATCTTGTGCTCATTCATCAAGCGGACACGCTCTCTGAATTCGAACTGCTTGTAATGGATAAAGGAGCCAATGCTCTAGCCCAGCAAACATTAAGAGAGCTTTATACAGAAGAGCTGAAGAAGACAAAAGAAAATGAATGGCTGCAAAAATGGTTTCAAGAAGAGCATACAGAACAAGAGATCATAGAGCACCTAGAAGAAACAGAAGGGGTGAAAAAGCCAACTGGCTGCGTAGTCTTGCTCTTTCAAAAACATCATCAAATTGAAAAAATCACAGGGAATCTTTACTTTCTTGTCTCTTGCCGCTCCATTTTTCAG
Encoded proteins:
- a CDS encoding 5'-nucleotidase C-terminal domain-containing protein, with the protein product MKRMLSIRMICCLVLVIFSLQSLLPGMSAGSEVNASEKKEMVWKQKKIVQIKKARQLIGETVTVSGIVTADQSALGNGKLSTYIQDKSAGINVYSAQPNHFPELKAGMKVTVTGKITSYKGLIEIVPDQGSLKIDAVNQTLPKAKRVSVKQLETEQAGKHEGRLVKVKGYVEAKPAQPAGGGYNVVIIDKKYHSTTLRVMVDTNAIDKVKTGKWYEFTGVLSRYDTLQVLPRHKDDMNLLKRQPKPPKMKKEYKATVDRVVDGDTIHLKKPVLGTTKVRFVNMDTPETYHQPKSELDKNQLRFGQQATDYLKTLLSSGDQVTLKIGPEAKDNYGRLLAQVKTKKGLNTNLELVKKGYAPTYFIWPVGDEKDYHTFQKAVKEAKEKGLGIWNEADPLLEQPFEFRAREQKKGLTRYVGDSSVKTYVSPDKWKEIDVDKRVFFASKEEAEQAGYQPEKDAGEVPLTILSMNDLHGKIDQEYELDVKDDGNKGMYGRMDYVAAYMKQKQAAHKNTITVHAGDMIGGSSPISSLLQDEPTVELMENIGFDVGTVGNHEFDEGVDELLRILNGGDHPKGTKGYDGQNFPLVCANCEYKDTGKPLLPAYEIIDVEGIPVAFIGVVTKSAAGMVMPEGIKDIQFTDEVKAVNEATKELKQKGVKAIAVLAHMTASQNGDTITGESAKLAKEGDDEIDVIFAGHNHEVVNGEVNGKLIVQAFEYGKAIGEVNVTLDRKTKDIVKKSANIQYVDQAGIEKDKEAADILAHYGKEVEPIISEVVGEAGVKMEGGYSNDGDTPLGNLIADGMRYSMKSDFAMMNGGGIRQNLEKGPITWGALFNIQPFGNVLVKLEIKGKDLVEIIEAQISPQFGPDYSISGFSYSYDPVTYKVVDLKLPDGSAVALDQTYTLTVNNFMATATGSKYAPIGRLGQNPETGPEDLEATVDFVKSFEGASILYQKEGRIQKAKQEEKAAS
- a CDS encoding class D sortase — its product is MKKWLALTVMTAGIVLLGWGIWQIASTHLQTAQSLDEAKKVVADDQGMSKKQFAPEVGKASGILTIPKLKADLPIVEGTDADDLAKGVGHYKGSYYPDQNGQIVLSGHRDTVFRRTGELDIGDQLKITVPYGEFIYEITHTKIVDQHDTSIITLQNEKEELILTTCYPFHFVGNAPERYIIYAKRVSE
- a CDS encoding RluA family pseudouridine synthase, which gives rise to MIIKGHTLSLKVDEQYHHTSLSHFLKTAVFASKPIIHFWMEHQKVRLNQKPAHHAAKVSQGDQIIIDLFETEESDVTPEYGELEVLFEDEHLLIVQKPAGRPTHPNEQGQTGTLANLVAFHFQANGEEKRVRHIHRLDQDTSGTVIFAKHRLAHAALDQMLSKKTIKRTYIAIAEGLFKKKKGTIDAAIGRDKHHAVRRRISPNGQKAVTHFQVMDMNKRLQLTAVKLQLETGRTHQIRVHLSSLGHPLAGDTLYDGVRDYINRCALHAKQVDMKHPFTGEHLIIEAPLPPDMDQLMSQIIH
- a CDS encoding DUF5365 family protein, translating into MRLMKAATDLQEQAIEEISKDVEDLLSHAVNGQQRDMRQKDRSLTFIDGVYNGTMDDAFRILSGLQLLHTIIVKPKRHLTKRDRELFERNREQVNACGFSFPFDLDDFASRHLQNA
- a CDS encoding HAD family hydrolase produces the protein MVKAIIFDFDGLILDTETHEYEVLQEMFAEHESDLPLSVWGKVIGTQAGFKPFEYLEKQLGKTLDHETLTADRRSRFQKRMKDESARPGVEAYLEAAKELGIKIGLASSSDYKWVSDHLKQIGLFDYFECIRTSDDVEEVKPNPELYLQTARCLGVEPKDCVAFEDSVNGSVAAKRAGMKCVIVPNKVTSTLQFEEYDVRLESMAEIELLQLFHQLEKEDQ
- a CDS encoding bifunctional GNAT family N-acetyltransferase/carbon-nitrogen hydrolase family protein, which produces MAEKLDLTRFEKRIVIRNIHEEDIDRIIALQEVCFPGMDPWKREHLESHLEHFPEGQFCAEFEGEIIGSCSSLLINFDEYDDRHTWQDITDDGYITNHNPDGMNMYGIEVMVSPEYRRMKIGHRLYEARKDLARRLNLKSIIIGGRIPNYHKYQEEMTPRQYVEQVTIHQIYDPVLSFQLLNEFSLMRINPNYLPDDKASSTYATLMEWNNVDYRPQSKRYFKSAFPVRICVIQYAMKQIHSFEEFMNQVEYYVDVASDASADFAVFPEIFTTQLMSYLEERSPSLAVQRITEYTEDYINLFTDLSVKYNINIIGGSHFVEEEGKIYNIAYLFRRDGTIEKQYKLHITPNERKWWGISAGDQVRVFDTDCGKIAIQICYDIEFPELARIAADKGAKIIFTPFCTEDRQGYLRVRYCAQARAVENQIYTVISGTVGNLPQTENMDVQYAQSAIFAPSDFEFARDGIVGECNPNIEMVVVGDVDLEILRRQRQDGTVRQLKDRRRDVYHIEYKK
- a CDS encoding VOC family protein, with translation MGRQSKHLYINLPVNHVKESIAFFEQLGFDFEQQFTNDQAACLVIDDTITVMLLSLRHFQSISEKQLVDAKKASEVIISMRVHSREEVDELVEKAMAAGGSPFKEKQDHEFMYGWSFQDLDGHLWEVFYMDEERSGLS
- a CDS encoding AEC family transporter; translation: MEFLLVLLPVFGIFLIGYIGQKAIGFDIHTLSSMSLYLMSPFLAFETFYQNKVSMDYVYLSIFVVGLCLALILCVFILSRIYGYSNETYCAMILSSAFMNNGNYGTPVVLLVFGAAGLDIAIVLMVLQQLVMSTIGMYYAAKGGEDAGDGKVVLKKVLRMPVAYGALIGLLFQLIDLSLPKELMTGIQLVGNAAIPTIMLILGMQLAVISFKQVDYRNISYAVLLKLFISPLIAFGFTLILPVDDMVKQIMILVAAMPTAANTTLMAVQFRTKPEFVSSTTFLSTILSIVTLPVLLWILSMHPLG
- a CDS encoding PucR family transcriptional regulator, producing the protein MNVDVHFQVSDVLKTKHFAHAKVLAGEKGLFRQVKWIHVLEVPDVEDLLNGGELILTTAAGFHDQLDVFQAFLRQLIDSGAAGLCIEFVPLRFEVPEELLTYAEERDFPLILFTKEVKFVNITQHLHTMMIERQYQMMADLEALSSKLNELLLTPHPQMDILDQVYQHVRGILLLLPVQGEPIILCDSSKQTEELVMNYLQFASVPKGYEVTQKQVLALKQTFADLVLIHQADTLSEFELLVMDKGANALAQQTLRELYTEELKKTKENEWLQKWFQEEHTEQEIIEHLEETEGVKKPTGCVVLLFQKHHQIEKITGNLYFLVSCRSIFQRAGFHLIAYEHQEQTLFILLNTRKKEDWKERAEKAANDIKQLYDREQPRGAEINFGIGQYCEKFQHMRKSFQAAKEVLHLKKVMPHRVESPFYQDLHMLRLMPMMKESGLLECMVKEYLEPVIVYDNQNSGRLYQTLNIFLQTNGSKKETASQLYIVRQTLYHRLDKLHALLGEDMMQAPKRQALEFAILAYEFLQGNRR